From Vitis vinifera cultivar Pinot Noir 40024 chromosome 14, ASM3070453v1, a single genomic window includes:
- the LOC100251132 gene encoding probable methyltransferase At1g29790, giving the protein MDSSQKLKPFSTNVFFLVVLFSTNFLTFLFSSSLYSSCSITPSTTHVAAVDDPVSDNVINSQTTTDLPTEFISFTSPQLLPFGFTTNFDSDSIIAPVGHPCTFFANDLSRYMSYRVNGSCPDDELFAQKLLLKGCEPLPRRRCRPTTPNEYQEPYPLPASLWSTPPDSSVVWTAYTCKNYSCLINRKRNQKGFDDCKDCFDLEGTERYRWIGSKSGHNELDFTIDEVLEMKKRGTVRIGLDIGGGAGTFAVRMLERNITIVTTSMNLNGPFNSFIASRGVVPLYISISQRLPFFDNTLDIVHSMHVLSNWIPNTLLHFLLFDIYRVLRPGGLFWLDHFFCMDEQMEEVYKPLIESVGFKKLKWVVGKKLDRGPKLREMYLSALLEKPLRNHG; this is encoded by the coding sequence ATGGATTCCTCTCAGAAGTTGAAGCCTTTCTCCACCAATGTCTTCTTCCTTGTCGTCCTCTTCTCCACCaattttcttacctttttatTCTCCTCCAGCCTCTATTCCTCGTGTTCAATTACTCCTTCCACCACACATGTTGCTGCTGTTGATGACCCAGTATCAGATAATGTTATTAACTCTCAAACTACTACAGACCTCCCCACTGAATTTATCTCCTTCACATCTCCACAGCTACTTCCATTTGGGTTCACCACCAACTTTGATTCAGACTCTATCATCGCTCCTGTTGGCCATCCATGCACCTTCTTCGCCAATGACCTCAGCCGCTACATGTCATACAGAGTCAATGGCTCTTGCCCTGATGACGAGCTCTTTGCCCAAAAGCTCCTCCTCAAGGGCTGTGAGCCGCTCCCCCGCCGCCGCTGCCGCCCCACCACTCCGAATGAATATCAAGAACCATATCCCCTTCCTGCTAGCCTATGGTCCACTCCACCCGACTCATCTGTGGTGTGGACAGCCTACACGTGCAAGAACTACTCCTGCCTCATCAACCGAAAGCGCAACCAAAAGGGCTTCGATGACTGCAAAGACTGTTTTGATCTAGAGGGCACTGAGAGATATCGTTGGATTGGATCCAAGAGCGGACACAATGAGCTGGACTTCACCATTGATGAAGTACTTGAAATGAAGAAGCGGGGCACGGTTCGAATAGGTCTGGACATTGGAGGTGGCGCAGGAACTTTTGCTGTGAGAATGTTGGAGAGGAACATAACTATTGTGACAACATCCATGAACTTGAATGGCCCTTTCAACAGCTTTATAGCATCCAGAGGGGTTGTTCCTTTGTACATAAGCATTTCTCAGAGGCTGCCATTCTTCGATAATACCCTTGATATTGTGCACTCTATGCATGTATTGAGTAATTGGATCCCCAACACGCTGCTGCATTTCCTGTTATTTGACATCTATAGGGTTCTGAGGCCAGGCGGGCTGTTTTGGCTAGACCACTTCTTCTGTATGGATGAGCAGATGGAGGAGGTGTACAAACCACTAATTGAGAGTGTTGGCTTCAAAAAGTTGAAGTGGGTTGTGGGGAAAAAGCTTGACAGAGGGCCCAAGCTCAGGGAGATGTATCTTTCGGCTTTGTTGGAGAAGCCTTTGAGGAATCATGGCTGA